The Bartonella australis AUST/NH1 genome contains the following window.
AAGGCGAGACGATTATGTGCACTGTGCAATCTGGCTTTGATAAAGAAAGTGGGGAGATGCTTTATCACGAAGAAGCGATGAATCTGGCGCAGCTACCTTATATTGTCATCATCGTTGACGAAATGGCTGATCTTATGATGGTGGCTGGTAAAGAAATTGAGGGGACCATTCAGCGTCTGGCGCAAATGGCACGTGCTGCTGGTATCCATCTTATTATGGCCACACAGCGTCCTTCTGTTGACGTGATAACTGGCACGATTAAGGCGAATTTTCCTACACGCATTTCTTTTCAGGTAACATCGAAAATTGATAGCCGTACAATTTTGGGGGAACAAGGTGCGGAGACGCTCTTGGGTCAGGGAGATATGCTTTATATGGCCGGTGGTGGGCGCATTGCGCGTGTTCATGGATCTTTTGTTTCTGATAAAGAAATCGAATCTGTTGTGGCACATCTTAAGGTACAAGGGAAACCGAATTATTTAGCGACGATAACAGATAGTGAGAGTGACAATGATGATGAGGGAATTGTCGATTCAGCCACCGGGATTGTTGCGGCAGGAAGCTCTGCAGAGGAAAATAGAGAGCTTTATACGCAAGCTATTGAGATTGTGATGCGCGATAGGAAATGCTCAACATCTTATATACAGCGCCGGCTTGCAATTGGTTATAATAAAGCAGCTTCCCTTGTTGAGCGGATGGAAGAAGAAGGTATTGTCGGGGCTGCTAATCACGTAGGTAAACGCGAAATTTTACTCGATGAATGTAATGATATTCAGGGTGATTTTTAAATCACGTAACAACGGAAATTTTTGAAATAAGCTATTTTATAAGGACTGGTGCTACCCCATGCTTGCTTTTTGCTATGGGGCATTAATAAAACTCTAACAAAAAGCGACGATGCAAAAGCGCCGTTCTATATCAAGCTTGTTGGCAGGTAAGGTAGGCTTATTGAAAATGCCTTCGTCGCGACAACACGTCCGCCGGAATTTTTCCGCAACCACCACTGCGCCCCAAACGATAGTAGAAGAGAATTGGGGCGATTTGTTTTATTTTTACGACGCAACCACGGAACAATTGCAAAAATATTCTCTCTGTGCCCCGTGAATGAAATTAAAGCTATCAGTTTACTTTTTTTTGGCTAATAGGTCTCTGATCTCTGCTAAAAGTTGTTCTTCAAGAGACATTGCCTTTGGTTTTTTTTCTGCCTCTTGCGTCCGGCGCAATTTATTCATTCCCTTGACAAATAAGAAAAGAATCCAAGAAATAATGAGAAAATTGATGAATAATGTTATGAAATGCCCATAGCTTATGGTAGCTCCAGCTTCTTTAGCTGCGGTCAGGGTGGCCTTTTTTTCGCCAGCGAGTTGAAGGAACATATTAGAAAAGTCGATACCGCCTGTGACGAGGCCGATAATCGGCATAAAAATGTCATTGACAATTGAATTAACTAAGCTAGTGAAGGCACCCCCTATAATCACACCGATGGCTAAATCAATCATATTTCCTTTTAAGGCAAATTCTTTAAATTCTTTAAGCATTGTATTTTCCCGTTTATGTATGGAGTATATGATAGCCCACTTACCGCTTTTGATAAAAAAAGAAAGGGTGGTCTTTATTTTTTCGCCGTTTTATATCGCAGCTATTATTAATATTCAACGGCATCAGACTGTATAAAAAGTTTCTACGTTAGTACCCTATTTAGTTGCGGCGATAATTCATAAAGCCCAGCTTAACGGAAGGATTTTTGAATTCAGGAATTGTGATTATTAAAGTGGCGAGATATTTCGGACTTATAAATTTATGTCAGAGACCTTAT
Protein-coding sequences here:
- the mscL gene encoding large conductance mechanosensitive channel protein MscL, coding for MLKEFKEFALKGNMIDLAIGVIIGGAFTSLVNSIVNDIFMPIIGLVTGGIDFSNMFLQLAGEKKATLTAAKEAGATISYGHFITLFINFLIISWILFLFVKGMNKLRRTQEAEKKPKAMSLEEQLLAEIRDLLAKKK